From one Streptomyces sp. SCSIO 30461 genomic stretch:
- a CDS encoding HAD domain-containing protein, whose product MSEPKELPLLFLDIDGPLLPFGDGPQREPSGTATDSHLTRLDPHLGPRLAALPCELVWATTWEEAANTDIAPLLGLPPLPVVHWPEPSDAQEREDQWFGLHWKTRTLAAWADERPFIWVDDEITDADRDWVSTRHPTPALLHRIASSRGLTDKDFAVLDQWLRAT is encoded by the coding sequence ATGAGTGAGCCCAAGGAACTCCCGCTGCTGTTCCTGGACATCGACGGGCCTCTCCTGCCGTTCGGCGACGGCCCGCAGCGCGAGCCGTCAGGCACCGCGACAGATTCGCACCTGACGCGGCTCGACCCGCACCTCGGGCCTCGCCTCGCGGCACTGCCGTGCGAGCTGGTTTGGGCCACCACTTGGGAGGAGGCGGCGAACACCGACATCGCACCGCTGCTCGGCCTGCCACCCCTGCCGGTCGTGCACTGGCCAGAACCCTCCGACGCGCAGGAACGCGAGGACCAGTGGTTCGGGCTCCACTGGAAGACCCGGACCCTGGCAGCATGGGCGGACGAACGCCCGTTCATCTGGGTCGACGACGAGATCACCGACGCCGATCGGGACTGGGTGTCCACCCGCCACCCCACCCCGGCCCTCCTCCACCGCATCGCGTCGTCCCGAGGCCTCACCGACAAAGACTTCGCAGTCCTCGACCAATGGCTACGGGCCACTTGA
- a CDS encoding IS256 family transposase encodes MLSVVNEDGTTQSGSLMDDIVREGARRMLAAALEAEVNQYIAELAGERDEAGRRLVVRNGHHRERTVTTAAGPILVKAPRVNDKRVDGETGERKRFSSKILAPWCRKSPKISEVLPLLYLHGLSSGDFVPAMEQFLGSAAGLSPATVTRLTKQWSDDHSAFQDRDLSGSDYVYVWADGVHPKVRLGQARSCVLVLMGVRTDGSKELIALAEGLRESTESWADLLRDCRRRGMRDPELVVGDGAMGLWRALAEVFPQARHQRCWVHKTRNVVNALPRSAQPGAKKALQEIYNAEDRDHAEKAVKDFGRAYGAKWPKAVTKITDDVDELLAFYDFPAEHWVHLRTTNPIESTFSTVKLRTKVTRGAGSPAAALAMVFKLAESAQARWRAITAPHLVALVRNGARFERGVLVEREREAAA; translated from the coding sequence GTGCTGAGCGTAGTCAACGAGGACGGCACCACTCAGAGCGGCTCCCTGATGGACGACATCGTCCGTGAGGGAGCCCGTCGGATGCTCGCCGCGGCTCTGGAGGCCGAGGTCAACCAGTACATAGCTGAGTTGGCGGGCGAGCGGGACGAGGCCGGTCGCCGTCTGGTGGTCCGCAACGGCCACCACCGCGAGCGGACGGTGACCACCGCCGCCGGGCCGATTTTGGTGAAGGCGCCGCGGGTGAACGACAAGCGGGTCGATGGCGAGACGGGCGAGCGCAAGCGGTTCTCGTCCAAGATCCTCGCCCCCTGGTGCCGGAAGTCCCCGAAGATCAGCGAGGTCCTGCCCCTGCTCTACCTGCACGGTCTGTCCTCCGGCGACTTCGTGCCCGCGATGGAGCAGTTCCTCGGCTCGGCCGCTGGGCTCTCGCCGGCCACGGTGACCCGGTTGACCAAGCAGTGGAGCGACGACCACTCCGCCTTCCAGGACCGGGACCTGTCCGGATCCGACTACGTCTACGTGTGGGCCGACGGCGTCCACCCCAAGGTCCGCCTCGGCCAGGCCCGCTCCTGCGTCCTGGTCCTCATGGGCGTGCGCACCGACGGCAGCAAGGAGCTGATCGCGCTCGCCGAGGGCCTGCGAGAGTCGACCGAGTCCTGGGCCGACCTCCTGCGGGACTGCCGCCGGCGCGGCATGCGCGACCCCGAGCTCGTCGTCGGCGACGGAGCCATGGGGCTGTGGCGGGCCCTGGCCGAGGTGTTTCCGCAGGCCAGACATCAAAGGTGCTGGGTTCACAAAACCCGGAACGTGGTCAACGCCCTGCCGAGATCGGCCCAGCCCGGCGCGAAGAAGGCACTGCAGGAGATCTACAACGCCGAGGACCGCGATCACGCCGAGAAGGCGGTGAAGGACTTCGGGCGCGCCTACGGCGCGAAGTGGCCCAAGGCCGTCACGAAGATCACCGACGACGTCGATGAACTCCTGGCGTTCTACGACTTCCCGGCCGAGCACTGGGTCCACCTGCGCACGACAAATCCGATCGAGTCGACCTTCAGCACGGTAAAGCTGCGGACCAAGGTCACCCGCGGCGCCGGCAGCCCGGCCGCGGCCCTGGCGATGGTGTTCAAGCTCGCCGAGTCCGCCCAGGCCCGCTGGCGCGCGATCACCGCACCCCACCTCGTCGCCCTCGTCCGCAACGGCGCCCGCTTCGAACGCGGCGTCCTGGTCGAGCGTGAGCGGGAGGCTGCGGCATGA
- a CDS encoding transposase: MLVALMDTAARTHRIEVIGPVAPDNSWQRKAGTGFTREDFAVDFDRRQVTCTGGKTSGNWTEPPSQAPYTLVAFDARHCSPCPHRSGCTRSTDPRKGRTVYFLPRHLHDLQAQNRADQQDPQWRRLYASRSGVEGTVNELANAHQMRRCRYRGTAKAHIQHVLTAISVNIARLSAQEPDDSAYRPRPPTAFQQYLDAHELPRPRWWRQGQ; encoded by the coding sequence TTGCTCGTCGCGCTGATGGACACCGCCGCCCGCACCCACCGCATCGAAGTCATCGGTCCGGTCGCGCCCGACAACTCCTGGCAGCGCAAGGCCGGCACCGGCTTCACCCGCGAGGACTTCGCTGTCGACTTCGACCGTCGTCAGGTCACCTGTACCGGCGGAAAGACCAGCGGAAACTGGACCGAACCGCCCTCCCAAGCGCCCTACACGCTCGTGGCGTTCGACGCCCGGCACTGCAGCCCGTGTCCCCACCGCAGCGGGTGCACCCGCTCGACCGATCCACGCAAGGGACGAACCGTGTACTTCCTCCCTCGCCACCTCCACGACCTCCAGGCCCAGAATCGCGCCGACCAGCAAGATCCGCAATGGCGGCGCCTCTACGCCTCCCGCTCCGGCGTCGAGGGCACGGTCAACGAACTGGCCAACGCCCATCAGATGCGCCGCTGCCGCTACCGGGGCACAGCCAAAGCGCACATCCAGCACGTGCTGACCGCGATCTCTGTCAACATCGCACGCCTCAGCGCCCAGGAGCCAGACGACTCCGCATACCGGCCCCGACCGCCGACAGCGTTCCAGCAGTACCTCGACGCCCACGAACTGCCCCGCCCCCGCTGGTGGCGCCAAGGACAGTGA